The Thermomicrobiales bacterium genome contains the following window.
AAATCGACAACAGAAGCATCGGCGACATCATCCGCGCCCAGCCGGTCGGCGATGACGATATCAGCGACCTTCAACGCCAGCAGGCCCGGCTTCATCGAGCCGAGGTTGCAGAGGATTACAACGCCGAGATCGGATTCGGGGAACCATGTCACCTGCGCGCGGTAGCCGGAGTCGCTCCCACCATGCCCGATCATCCGCTGACCACGATAAGCGCCGACACTGAGACCGAAGCCATAGTGTGTCGGCGCGCCGCTGTTCAGCGCGCCGCTCGTCATCGCCAGATCCATGATCGGGCCGGCAACCTCACGCGTCTGGTAGTTGCGCACCCAGTGGGACAGATCCTCGACGGTCGTGAACAGACAGATCGCCCCGACGGCGCTGACCGTCGAGTTAGCGACCTTGACTCCGCCGTCCTCACCTGGGCGCTTTGCGTAGGCGCTCGTGCGACGGGCGACGATGGCGCTGTGGTCGTCGTGAATGTGGCTGCTGGCCATGCCGGCCGGGTCGAGCAGTCGCTCGTGGACGAACGAGCGGAACGACTGGCCGCTCACTCGTTCGACCACGAGCGCCAGCAGCGTATAGCTCGTATTGCAGTAGCGGTTCTCGTCGCCGGGGGAAAAGTTCAGCCGCTCGTGCCGGTAGGCGAAGTCGAGGACGTCGGCGAAGGTCTGCGTATCATCGTCGCGCCAGCCGGCCAGACGGAACAATCCATACTGGTCGCGAAGCCCGCTGGTGTGATGGATGCATTGGCGGATGGTGAACGGAGGGAGCGCGTCGGGCAGCTCGGGCACGTATTGGCGAACTGCGTCGTCGAGCGAGAGCTTACCTTCGTCGGCGAGCAGGCCGACCGCGAACGCGGTGAATTGCTTCGACACCGACGCGACGTGAAAGACCGAGTCCGGCGCGATCTGGATCCCGTGGTCGAGGTTCGCCATGCCGTAGCCGCGCTGATGGATCACCTCACCGCCCAGCAGCACGGCGATCGCTGCGCCGGGGCTATCGGCGCGGTCCCACTCCGCAAACAGCTCGTCAATCCGCGCGCTGAACTCGCCCTGCACCACATTACCCATATTCCGATTCACTCCGTCCCGTCTGAAAAATTGCCGACCAACGACGCAGAATAGCACCGTCCCAGCCTGGACTGGCAAGCCCGACATAATAGGTCGCCAACGTCAAAGTGGCACACACGTTGGCGCGGCAGCTACCCCGTGGCCTGTCATCTTGAGCGCACGCGAAAGATCTCTCCTGCGTTGGACTGTATCGAGCGGGTGGGAGATCCTTCGCTGCGGCTCAGGATGACAGGAGAAGGGGCGGGCTGCCGATCGGACAGTCTGACGTTGACCGCCTGCATAGTCCATTCAACGAATCCGAGGCGGGCGGGCATTGCTGACGGCGCATCGATCGGTGATGATCCCCGGCAATCCGGTGAGCTTGCTGGCATGAGGGGAGAGCAACGTGGGCGGGATGGTGGTGGCGCCACAGATTCCAGCGGTCGAGACGGGCGTTGGAACCCTGCGTAATGGCGGCAATGCAATCGACGCGGCGGTAACGGCAGCCTTCGTCCAGATGGTGGTCGACCCGCAGATGTGCGGGATCGGCGGCTTCGGCGCCGCGACGGTGCGGACGGCGGCAGGCGAGGAGGTCTGTGTCGATTTCAACGGCACGGCCGGCTCGAAGGCCACACCGGAGATGTGGCGGGACATCGTCATCGAGCAGGACTGGACCGGCTACGGCTACCACCTCGAAGGCCGGGTCAACGACGTCGGCTACGGCTCGATCATGACTCCCGGCACCGTCGCCGGTATTGCCGAGCTGCTGGAACGCTTCGGCACGATCTCCTGGCAGGACGCGCTGCGGGATGCCATCCGCATCTCGGAGGAAGGTCATGTCGTCACGCCGGAGCTGTG
Protein-coding sequences here:
- a CDS encoding serine hydrolase, with product MGNVVQGEFSARIDELFAEWDRADSPGAAIAVLLGGEVIHQRGYGMANLDHGIQIAPDSVFHVASVSKQFTAFAVGLLADEGKLSLDDAVRQYVPELPDALPPFTIRQCIHHTSGLRDQYGLFRLAGWRDDDTQTFADVLDFAYRHERLNFSPGDENRYCNTSYTLLALVVERVSGQSFRSFVHERLLDPAGMASSHIHDDHSAIVARRTSAYAKRPGEDGGVKVANSTVSAVGAICLFTTVEDLSHWVRNYQTREVAGPIMDLAMTSGALNSGAPTHYGFGLSVGAYRGQRMIGHGGSDSGYRAQVTWFPESDLGVVILCNLGSMKPGLLALKVADIVIADRLGADDVADASVVDLAEDELAALTGVYHASPSRQVREVTLRDGLLRMPSLFGDDLTLTPIGHRRFRADEPPFEVRFDGPDDALELHEIDRHGDMRVSSRLAPFDPDIENLAATVGSYSCPEIGAIYRMSLKDGVLSFGEGKNGLRPLRPLAPDFFAIDGYGGNTLAVTRDGYGNVAGLQLFNERIRYLRFARL